The DNA window GCCCGTCGTGGCGAACGCCGGCAACGCCAAGGGCGGCACCATCGTGCTCCTGGTGAGGCGCGGCTAGTGAGCAGCCTGATCGCGGAGCGGTCCGTCCTCAAGACGGCTCCGGCCGCTGAGCCGCTGACGCTTGCCGAACTCAAGCTGCACCTGCGGGTCACGGGCAGCGCCGAGAACGACTACATCACGTCGCTCGGCAAGGCCGCGCGGCGACGCGTCGAGGAGATCACCGGCCGGGCGCTGATCAATCAGACCTGGTACCTCTACCTGG is part of the Chloroflexota bacterium genome and encodes:
- a CDS encoding phage head-tail connector protein, with the translated sequence MSSLIAERSVLKTAPAAEPLTLAELKLHLRVTGSAENDYITSLGKAARRRVEEITGRALINQTWYLYLDEWPSCDRIRLPKAPLSSVTSVTYYDTDGTQNTFSASSWDPDTNATPGEVVLTY